CTGAGCTAACGTTTATCAGCCCGCCGCCGCCACGGCCAGGCCGCCAAACCGCCGTTGGCGCTGGTGAAACACGGTGACGGCTTCCGCCAACTGCGACCGATCAAAATCCGGCCAGAGGCAGGGGGTGAAATAGAGTTCGGCATAGGCACATTCCCACAGCAAAAAATCGCTTAGGCGCTGTTCGCCGCTCGTGCGCACCAGCAAATCAACATCGCGCGCCGGTTCATCGGCATGCATCGCTTGCCCCAAGGCCAGCACCAAAGCGGCGCGCGAGGCGGGCGGTTTTCCTGTCTGAAAAAGCTGATTGACCGCCCGCAACAAAGTCTCGCGCGCGGAATAGTCCAACGCCACACGCACGTGCAAGGTGCGGCCCTGGCCCGTCGCCTTTTCGGCAGCCTCGATCAACGCCACCAGGTCAGGCCCCAAACGGTCCCGGCGTCCAATCACGCTGATACGCACGCCATTCCGCACACAATTCGCTGTCTCTTTGAGCAAATACAAGCGCAGTAATTTCATCAAGGCGCTGACTTCAGGAGCCGGGCGTTGCCAGTTGTCGGAGGAAAAGGCATAGAGCGTCAGCGTGTTGATCCCCAACTGCGGCGCGGCCTCGATCACACGCCGCACGGCATCGGCGCCGGCCTTATGTCCCGCCGTGCGCGGCAAGCCCCGCCGCTGCGCCCAGCGCCCGTTTTCATCCATAATCAAAGCGACGTGCAACCCGCGTGTTGGCTGCGATTGGACACTCGTGTTTTGCATAGAACCTCTTCAAATCTTTCCTTCACCTTGCCAGGCGCTGCGCCAAGCGAGTTGGCGCAACAACCAAACCAATAAAAACAGCGAGCCGTAAATGACAAAATCCAACGTGCTCACCTGCACCACATCCACCAAATGCCCCAGCGGCGAAGTGCGATTCCAGGCAAAAGCGGTCGGCGAAGGCACGGCCAAACGCACATACTCCTGCGAGAAGGGCCAAAAGAGTTTCACCCCAGTCGAATCCGTAAAGAAAAAATCCAGCAACGGATGGCTCGCCATCGCGGTGCTAAACAACAGAGCGGCGCGCGTGAGGCTGCCGCCCCCACGGGCGATCACCGCGAACCAAAAGCCGCAAAAGCAGGCAAATCCCAGCGAATGCGTGAAATCGTGATGCCAATAACGTCCGGCAAATGGCGCGAATGGCAACCAGTCCAAGAGACAATCCAAGTCCGGCGCAGCCGCCAGGAAGGCGCCCAAGAGGCAAGTGCGCCAGTCGGGCAACTTAGCTTGTTTGAGCGGAATGGCGGCGAGCACTGCCGCGCCCAGCAATCCGTGTCCAATCGGTGTTGGCATACTGCTTACTTCTCCTTACCGCGCTGCTGACCTTAAGGCTTCACAACTTTGCCAAGCGCGCATCCGCGCCCAATTCCATGACCGCCAGCCGCGATAGGCAAATTCGGGCTGCCGTTCGAGCAGGCGTTGCCGCAAGAGGCGCTGATCCTCCGGCTTCAAGTACGGCAAGCCCGCAACCAGCGCGGGAATCGAATCGGCGCTGAGTGACGCCGTGTACAGCACATCCAGGGGCAACCCTGATTGCGCGCGTTGCACATTCACGCGGGCAATCAACTCGTCCGGATTGATCACGTGCAGGATTGCGACCAACGCCAGCCGCGCCGCCACCGCGCCAAACGTAAAGCGTTCGCGTTGGCCACGCAAAACCGTCCAGGCAAACCAGCCAAACACCAGCGCCAGCCAGATCATAAACGCCATCGTGTAAACGCGCAGTTCCGTCAAGCCACAACACAGTTGATACAAACGCATCCGGTAAAGCGCCGAGGCCATCATCACGAAAAGCAGGCCAATCTGCGTTCCCGCCAACACCCGAAAGATGCGTTCCGCCTGCGGCTCGTCTTTGCGCAACAGCCAATGCGCCCCCAACAGCAATGGCAAAACCAGCGCGGCCACGGTCACCAATTCAAAAAAGCCGCGCCGTGCATAAATGGCATAAGCCGTACCAGCGCCGGGCTTGAAATGCGCCGCGCCGAAAAACAGATATTGAAACTGCACCAAAACGAAAACGAGAAATAAGGCATCCAGCAAACTCAGCGCCGTGCCGATTTCGACGATGCCCAGCTTCGGCGCGATCTTTGTCGCGGCTCCAGCCAGGTTGCCGGGTTTGGCTTCCGGCTGCAGCGCGCGCAAGTAACCGCTCACCAACCAGGCGATGCCCGTCATTGCCATTACATGTAAAAACAAGCTGGCGAAATCCAGGCGAAATAATTTCGCCACCAATTCTTCAAAGGCCGCGTCCGCCGCGACCAACAACACGCCAAACACAAACAACAACGGCAAGGCGATCAACACGCCGCGCCCAATAGCAAACGCGCGCCGCGACCAGCCCGCGCGCGGCAATTCGCGCCAGCCGATTTCATTGAATAACAGGATCAATGGCCCAGTCATGGCATTGCCAGCGCAATGCAGCGCCGCGCCAAGGTATTCCGAGATAGCCGCGCGCAGGAGCTTGCCCGTCTGCGCACGCAAGCCGATGAGCGTCAACAAGACCGCCAGCGCCAACACATCCAACGCGCGCAGCACCGCCGAATCCCGCCACAGGAAACCGAAGGCAAAAACGAACAGACTCCCGGTGAGCCAATTCGTCTCGCGGTTCCGTACAATTCCCGCCTGCCGCTGCCACAGCACGACCGCACCCACGGTCAGGCTCAGCCATAACAATAAGTTCGGCCCCCACGGAACGGCCCGCAGCAGCGCATCACCCGCAACTCCGGCGCCGCCAGCGACCGCCAGCATTCCCAAGCTCAGCCGTGTCTGCGTGCTCATCGCTTTGCGCTGCGGCGGGGCCGCCGGAAGCGCCGCCTCCGCCATTGGCAGGGCCATTGGTAGGGGCATTGGCAAGGCCTCGGGTAAAAGTGCGGATTGATAGGCGTTCGGCGTGGCTGTCGTTTCGGCTTGCAGGGCGGATTGATAGGGCGCTTGCCGCCATTCGTTTTCAGCGTGCGGGGCGGGTTCAGTTGTTTCGTTCACCGTTGCTCCTCCGATGCAAAAGTATTCCAGTTGACAGAGTATTACGAATTGCAAACTACTTCGCCAAACAAAGTACAGAGCCATAAAGAAAGCTGGCAAGCAGTCTGCCAGCTTTCCTGCACTCAGGCTTTTCGTCCGCGCACGACCCGAAAACGCGGCCCGGACTGTCCCATGATCATCACCGAGATGTGGCGTTGGCGCGGGCAATCCAGTTCGACAAAGAATATGCGCTGCCAGCGGCCCAGGTTCATCTGCCCCTCCAGCACATTGATCGTTTCGGAAGCGCGCAAGAATAGCGCGCGGCAATGCGAATGACCGTTCGGTTGTTCATCGGGCTGCATATTGACGGTGCGAATGTTGAAGTCGTTATGCCGGTATTGATGGTCGAGCGGGGCAAAGCGTTCCAGCAAATCCTGCATGTCCTCCAGCAATAACGGCTCGTGTTCGTTGATGATGATGGCGGTGGTGGTGTGTTGGGTTTGGATGTTGACCCAGCCATGCGTGATGCCGGATTCCGCTACGACCTCGGCAATTTGAGCTGTGATGTCTATGAATTGAACTCCGCCCTCGGTGTCCAGTTGAAGAGTTTCGTGATGAACGCGCATTACCGCATTAAGCGATTCTTCGACCTGCGCGGCTTGATACATACCTCTGCTCCTTTTCAAATGAATACGGTAAAAATGCGGCGGCAGCATAGCAAACGGCTTACAAAACGGCTAATCAGCCGGCCAGCCGCTGCTGACGCCTGTCTTGGTCGGGCCACCCTTCAACGCCCCCGGGCGGCTTGAATCAACGCTTCCATGTGATCCAAGTATCGTCCGAGCGCGGCACGCCCCGCCGCCGTCAACTGATATTCCGTTTTCGGCACGCGCCCCTCAAAGGATTTGGTGCAGGTAATGTATTCGGCGTCTTCGAGTTTGCGCGTATGCACGCTGATGTTGCCATCCGTCGTCTTGAGCAATTCCTTCAGTTCGCTAAAGGTCAGACTGGGATTGGCCGCCAGGGCGCTGACAATGCCCAAACGGACGCGTTCATGAATGAGATTGTCGAGCGCCGGGGCCTTCTCGGCCACGCGCAGCGCCTGCTGCGCCCGGGCCGCCGCGCGCGCCTTGCGCGGTTCGACCGGCGCGCCCCGCGATTCAATTTGATGAGCAGTTCGTCTAGCCACCGTACCTCCTTGCGATGATGATTCCGAAAATAATGTGCAGTCCGCCGAAACCCGCCGCCATAAACCAATTGCCATAGGCCGCCGGGGCCGTCAGCGCCACTATGCCCAACGCCATAAAACACAGGCCCATCACCGGGACGATGCGCACGGAAAAAGCGCCGCCCGTGACGACACCCGTGCCATACATCAGCAACCACAAACCCGGCAGCGCAAAGAACACATGCGCCCGGTAAAGCACGACCGAGAGCAGCGCCCCCGCCAACAACGGCGGCAACAAGCTCAAGGCGAATTTGCGGCCTGGCCCGGATAACACCGTGGACTCGGCGGCGCGCGCTTTATGCTGCATCGCCCAGCCGCCCACGGCCAGCGCCAGCAAGGCCTCGACCAGCCACGTCAGCAACCAGGCGCGCGTCGTGCGTTGCTGCACAGCCACTGCCGTCGCCGCCAGGGCCGTCATCCCGATAAACACGCCGCCCCAACCCGGAACGGCGGTAAACGAAGTCGCGCGCTCCATCGTTTCGCGGATAAACCGCAAATTATCCATCGCGCGCCCGTGCAAACTGGGCAACCCGGGCACGCTGGCAATGCTCGGCAAATTCGGCGGCTCTTCGTCTGATGTGCGGAGGGGTTGTAGTGAACTCATAAACAGGCCCGATCATAAGGCAGGGATCATATTTTGACAAGTACTTTTTCAGGTAAAGTAAAACCGGCGCGTCTAAATCGCGCTGTCAGCAGCTAGGCCAGCCGGCCGGCCTAGCTGCGGCGGCCACGCGTGCCGCCGATTTTCTGGCGGTAATCGTCGCCTTTGATTTCGATCACCTTGCACATTTCATACAAGCGCGAGCGCAAGCGCACGCCGACGCGATCAACCAAAGTCTCTTCCTGCAAAACCTGCCGATCTTGATAGTTTGAAGTGAAGAGGGTGATTTTTTTGTCGTTGTAGCGGGTATTGATGATTTGCGTCATCGTGTCGCGCACCCAGTCGGTCGGCTTTGAAGCGCCTAGTTCATCCAAAACGAGCACTTCAGCTTCGTAAATAGGCGAGAGCACTTTTAGTTCTGAGGTCTGCGAAACAGAGTTATAGCTGCCCTGAATTTCCTTCAACAAATCGCGGAAGTCGTAAAAGAGGCATTGAATCCCCTTGCGCACCAGCGACCGCAAAATAGCCACCGCCAAGTGTGTTTTTCCTACCCCACACGGCCCCAAGAGGAGCAAACCAAAATCTACGCCGGGGTACTCGTCCACGAATTGTTTCGCATCCCGCAAGGCCATCCGCTGTGACTCATTCACATCTTTTTCCTTCCAGGGATCGCCTTGCGGATAGTAATTTTCAAAGGAGCAATTCTCATAGCGCTTCGGAATGCGGGACCGTTCGAGCAGTTCGTTGACACGCTCTGAAATGCGGCAACGGCATTGACGCACGCCCTTCCCGGCCACCAATTCCCAGCCGGTTCCGCTGCAAAACTCGCAAATTTGTTGAGCAATTCTTCGTTGATTCGGCGACATAGTTCACCTACCCAAGGCAGTCTGCGCGCGCTCGGCACGCGGCTCAATCAGAGAATGTAAAGCACCATTTGTCGTTGGAGTGTCCCGCAAGAGGAAGTGGATTATAGGCAGCCGCCCCGCGTTGTCAAAACGCAACCGCAGTTCTTCAACACGCTTTTTTCTAAGCCCGGCTTTTGCCTTTTGATTTTTGCCAAGAGTAGAATCACAACCGCTTTTCTACAAGTTTCATCCGCCCTTTGCGGGCCATCGTTCAAAAGGAGAAATCTGATGCTTTGCAGCCGTCATTCATCTTGGCGCGGTCGCTTTTGCGGCTTGGCATGTGTCCTGGCAATGCTTGCGGCAAACTGTCTCGGGCAAGCGCAAACGGCGCGCCCGGCGGCTCCGGCCAAACCCAAAACCGGACAGGAGACCTGTGATGGTGCCCTGGATATTGTGCCCGGCAAATCTGCAACCTTTATGCGCAAGCGGCGCGTCCCGGGGAAAAAATCAACCAGCAAGACCGAACTCAAACCCGAAAACAGATCATCCCTCTAATCACGTTGTGTCGCTTACATGAAATCAAAGCAAACACGCGCTGTGCAGCAGGCGCGCTTCCAACCCGCCGAGTTGTTGTTTCTCTTTCTTCCGCTCATTGCCCTCACGCCGAATTTCTTTGTCATCCCTGAACTGGGTTTTACCGGATTGGCGACGCAGGAGTTTGTCTTTGGCTTGGCGGTCGTAGCCTTTGCGGCGGCGTGTTTGGCCAGGGCGTTGCAACTTCCCGCCGGAATCAAACTGGGGCGGCAACAATTGCTATTGCTCGCGCCGTTGGCAGCGTTCTGTTTATGGCAACTGCTCTCACTGCTCTGGACACCGGATTGGAGCGAAGGAGTGCGGCTGGCCGGCATTTGGTTTGGCCTGGCGCTGTTTTTTGTAACCGGGCGTTGGGCGCTCAGCGAAAGGTCCATCTGGCCGCTTTATAGCGCCATCCTTGTCGCAACCGCCTTGCTGCTGTGGTCGCTTTTCTATGAGTACTTTGTCTTTGGCTCAGGTGAAATGTGGGGCATCTTTTTCAATCACGGCATCACGGCAGAGTTGCTGGCCCTGCTGTTGCCGGTGTTTTTGATGACGTTTCTCTGCGAACGGCAGCATCGCTTTTTTGTCGTCGCGGGGTTGATCGCCGCCGGCTTGAGCGCCGTCGCCTTGATGCTGACGCTGCGGCGCGGGCCGTTGTTGGGGGTATCGCTGGCGGGACTGTGTATTACCGTCGCACTCGCCGGCAAAGTAATCCGTGCGGCGGACAACCGGCGCGTTTATGCTATCGCGGGCGCAGTGCTGTTGGTCGTTGTGCCGCTAGGTCTATACAAGCGCGAGGCCTTGCTGGCGCGTTGGCGCGGCGCCACGCAGCTACAGACGGCCAGGAATACGCAGAGCATTGATTTGGGCTTGACCGGCCGCACTGTGACTTGGCTGACCGCCTGGGAAATGGGTAAGCGCAATATCTTGCAAGGCGTGGGCGCGGGAGGTTACGAAGCCAGCTATGGGGCCTATAAAAAGTTCTTTGCTGAAAACCCCCGTTACGCGGCGATTGCGGCGGCGGCTGGCACCGAAGATTACGACGAGATTCATAGCCCGCGCGCGCACGGTGAGTATTTACAGATGTTCGCCGAGGTGGGACTCGCGGGCCTGTTACTCTTTGCCGTCTTCTGGCTGCAAGTTGCGCGGCAGTTATGGCGGCGGCGACACGCGCCCCGAGGGTATCTGGCGCTGGGGGCGCTCTTCAGCCTGTTCTCCTTTGCCGCCTGTTCAATCGTCACCGCTTTTTCTTTCCGCTCGACACCCGGCGTTTTGCTATTGAGTTGCGTCCTGGCTTTGGGGTTTGCAGTTCAACCTGAAGAAGCTGATGAAAATGATGCGGGCTGGTTGATGCCCAAGGTGTTGGTCAGCAGTTTGGCGGCGCTGGCCTTGGTTGCCGCGCTGGCAATCCTGGCGCGCAATTACAACGTCTATGCCAGCCAACAAATGCAAAGCGGGCTTGATTTCAAATTTGCGCTGAACAACGCGGCCGAGAATGAACGCTTGGTGCGGCGTTACCGGCAAGTGCTTGACCTTGATCCCGCCAATGCGGGCGCACATCTGGGTCTCAGCTTGGTGCTCTTTCAAATGAAACGTCCACAGGAATGTCTGCCGCATATTGAATATGCCCTGGCGCATGGCTACAGCCGGCCGTATGCCTACATCCTGTGGGCCTTTTGTTATGAGCAAAATGGCGACGTCAGCAAGGCCGGGCAAATTTTGCAGGAGTGTCTGGCCTCCTTTCCAAAATCCATTGTCGCCCGTGCCGCCTATGCCGAGATGTTGCGGAAACAAGGGCAATTTGAACAGGCCAAACAGCAACGCGAACGGCTGGAAAAAGTGGATGCGCAGCTTGCGCGGAGTTGGGACTTGGCGTTCAGGATGAAAGATGCCGCCGCCGCTGATGCAGCCAAGCAGGCAGGCTTGCTGGCGCCGGGTGAATTAGAACCAAAGCTGGTGCGCACGCTGGTACAAGCACGGGCTTATCACTATTTGAAATAGCAAAAAAGGCACGCCGGAACTCAGTCTTTCCCGGCGTGCCTCAAATTCCATCCGCAGACAAACGCATTAGATCGGTTTTCAATTGCGTGTACGGCAGGGTACGGCACCGGAACGGTACCGCGCGCGTAAGCAAGCGGCGCGTCAAGTACGGCGCACTGGCACAACCGTGCAGTCTCCGCTTGCTCACGCGCGCGGTACCGTCCAACCGCACGGCATTTCCCAAACACCGAGCTGCAACCCGATCTAAGCGCGCGAATTGAGCGCGCCCAAAACAGCCCGTTGAGCGCCCGCCCACTCAAAGCGCGGGACGGCGCCAGAGCGCAATAACGTGGCAAATTGCTGGGCCAGCATGGGCCAGTTGTACACCTGCTCAACCAGCGCACGGCCCGCTTCGCCATAGTGCGCAGCCAGTTTCGGGTCTGCCAGGAGCGCATCAATCGCATAGGCAAAGCCCGTCACATCGTCCGCAAACGTAATCCAGTCCTGACCGATGCGCATCACCTCTGTCGTGCAGGTGCTGATGATCGGCTTGCGCAACGCGGCATATTCAAAAAGCTTGAGCGGGCACGAGCCGTCCGAAACCGCATCGTGCGTGAAAGGCAACAGGCAGATGTCCATTCCGGCAACATAGTTCATGGCTTCCTGATACTGCACCGCGCCGGTCAACACGACATTCGTCAGGCCGCGTTGTTCGACCTGCTGTTTGATGACCTTCCAACGCCGCCCGCCACCCACGAGCAAAAAATTCACTTGCGGCATACGGCGCGCGAGGTTCATCACCAAATCGAAATCCACCCAGTATTCAAACGCGCCCACGAAGCCCACGGTTGGCCCCAACCCGCGCGCCCGCCAGGCGCGGCCATGCGCTTGATCAAGTTCATCCAGGTCGGCCCCGTTCGGCAGCATCAAGACTTCGCGATTCATACGTTCGGCCAGCACACTCGACGCGACGGTCACAGTTTCGGCCTGCTTGAGCATGCGCTCCTGCGCCGCGCGGGCAGCCACCACGGCGCCGGCACGGGCGAGGAAGTTATGTTCACCGGCGAGCATCGCGACCAAATCATCGGCCAAGTCGAAATGCGTGCGGCATTCGGTCTGCTTCAACAGATTTACCTGCGGCAAGTTATAGACAAGCAGCACATCAATTTTTTCACGTTCGATAAATTGCCGCACCTGGCCCATCGAAGTCAGCGAGAGCAAGCCTTTCTTTAACAATTTGGTGCGCGGAATCCACGTCTTCCAGAACGACCGCAAAGGCGCGGGCGCATATAGCTCGCTTAACGTCAACCCGACTGGCAACTCTTCAGTGTCCTTGCCAATATCCGTCGAACTGATGTCGTCAAGCGCCATGGGCGGCGCTTTCAGCACAAAGACTTGATGCCCCTGCCGACAAAGTTGATTGAGTAATTGGTGATAGCGACTGCGGTTTGCCGAGCGCCAGCGTGCCAGGTATGGGAAGAGGATTTTCATGATTTCTTGTGTGTTCGTCTGTGTTTCAAGAACTGCCGCCGCTGATCATAAGTGGGTAAATCAATCGCTATATCAACGACCGCTGCATTTTCTGTTTTTGTAGCCCGCGACGCAACCATCAACGTCCGGCTTTTAACCAGCCGCGCCGAATAGTTGCCAGGCCC
The Acidobacteriota bacterium genome window above contains:
- a CDS encoding DUF4173 domain-containing protein; protein product: MNETTEPAPHAENEWRQAPYQSALQAETTATPNAYQSALLPEALPMPLPMALPMAEAALPAAPPQRKAMSTQTRLSLGMLAVAGGAGVAGDALLRAVPWGPNLLLWLSLTVGAVVLWQRQAGIVRNRETNWLTGSLFVFAFGFLWRDSAVLRALDVLALAVLLTLIGLRAQTGKLLRAAISEYLGAALHCAGNAMTGPLILLFNEIGWRELPRAGWSRRAFAIGRGVLIALPLLFVFGVLLVAADAAFEELVAKLFRLDFASLFLHVMAMTGIAWLVSGYLRALQPEAKPGNLAGAATKIAPKLGIVEIGTALSLLDALFLVFVLVQFQYLFFGAAHFKPGAGTAYAIYARRGFFELVTVAALVLPLLLGAHWLLRKDEPQAERIFRVLAGTQIGLLFVMMASALYRMRLYQLCCGLTELRVYTMAFMIWLALVFGWFAWTVLRGQRERFTFGAVAARLALVAILHVINPDELIARVNVQRAQSGLPLDVLYTASLSADSIPALVAGLPYLKPEDQRLLRQRLLERQPEFAYRGWRSWNWARMRAWQSCEALRSAAR
- a CDS encoding di-trans,poly-cis-decaprenylcistransferase codes for the protein MQNTSVQSQPTRGLHVALIMDENGRWAQRRGLPRTAGHKAGADAVRRVIEAAPQLGINTLTLYAFSSDNWQRPAPEVSALMKLLRLYLLKETANCVRNGVRISVIGRRDRLGPDLVALIEAAEKATGQGRTLHVRVALDYSARETLLRAVNQLFQTGKPPASRAALVLALGQAMHADEPARDVDLLVRTSGEQRLSDFLLWECAYAELYFTPCLWPDFDRSQLAEAVTVFHQRQRRFGGLAVAAAG
- a CDS encoding metal-dependent hydrolase, with the translated sequence MPTPIGHGLLGAAVLAAIPLKQAKLPDWRTCLLGAFLAAAPDLDCLLDWLPFAPFAGRYWHHDFTHSLGFACFCGFWFAVIARGGGSLTRAALLFSTAMASHPLLDFFFTDSTGVKLFWPFSQEYVRLAVPSPTAFAWNRTSPLGHLVDVVQVSTLDFVIYGSLFLLVWLLRQLAWRSAWQGEGKI
- a CDS encoding ATP-binding protein — translated: MSPNQRRIAQQICEFCSGTGWELVAGKGVRQCRCRISERVNELLERSRIPKRYENCSFENYYPQGDPWKEKDVNESQRMALRDAKQFVDEYPGVDFGLLLLGPCGVGKTHLAVAILRSLVRKGIQCLFYDFRDLLKEIQGSYNSVSQTSELKVLSPIYEAEVLVLDELGASKPTDWVRDTMTQIINTRYNDKKITLFTSNYQDRQVLQEETLVDRVGVRLRSRLYEMCKVIEIKGDDYRQKIGGTRGRRS
- a CDS encoding glycosyltransferase, with translation MKILFPYLARWRSANRSRYHQLLNQLCRQGHQVFVLKAPPMALDDISSTDIGKDTEELPVGLTLSELYAPAPLRSFWKTWIPRTKLLKKGLLSLTSMGQVRQFIEREKIDVLLVYNLPQVNLLKQTECRTHFDLADDLVAMLAGEHNFLARAGAVVAARAAQERMLKQAETVTVASSVLAERMNREVLMLPNGADLDELDQAHGRAWRARGLGPTVGFVGAFEYWVDFDLVMNLARRMPQVNFLLVGGGRRWKVIKQQVEQRGLTNVVLTGAVQYQEAMNYVAGMDICLLPFTHDAVSDGSCPLKLFEYAALRKPIISTCTTEVMRIGQDWITFADDVTGFAYAIDALLADPKLAAHYGEAGRALVEQVYNWPMLAQQFATLLRSGAVPRFEWAGAQRAVLGALNSRA
- a CDS encoding O-antigen ligase family protein — encoded protein: MKSKQTRAVQQARFQPAELLFLFLPLIALTPNFFVIPELGFTGLATQEFVFGLAVVAFAAACLARALQLPAGIKLGRQQLLLLAPLAAFCLWQLLSLLWTPDWSEGVRLAGIWFGLALFFVTGRWALSERSIWPLYSAILVATALLLWSLFYEYFVFGSGEMWGIFFNHGITAELLALLLPVFLMTFLCERQHRFFVVAGLIAAGLSAVALMLTLRRGPLLGVSLAGLCITVALAGKVIRAADNRRVYAIAGAVLLVVVPLGLYKREALLARWRGATQLQTARNTQSIDLGLTGRTVTWLTAWEMGKRNILQGVGAGGYEASYGAYKKFFAENPRYAAIAAAAGTEDYDEIHSPRAHGEYLQMFAEVGLAGLLLFAVFWLQVARQLWRRRHAPRGYLALGALFSLFSFAACSIVTAFSFRSTPGVLLLSCVLALGFAVQPEEADENDAGWLMPKVLVSSLAALALVAALAILARNYNVYASQQMQSGLDFKFALNNAAENERLVRRYRQVLDLDPANAGAHLGLSLVLFQMKRPQECLPHIEYALAHGYSRPYAYILWAFCYEQNGDVSKAGQILQECLASFPKSIVARAAYAEMLRKQGQFEQAKQQRERLEKVDAQLARSWDLAFRMKDAAAADAAKQAGLLAPGELEPKLVRTLVQARAYHYLK
- a CDS encoding transcriptional regulator, whose amino-acid sequence is MAIGLWRRVSADCTLFSESSSQGGTVARRTAHQIESRGAPVEPRKARAAARAQQALRVAEKAPALDNLIHERVRLGIVSALAANPSLTFSELKELLKTTDGNISVHTRKLEDAEYITCTKSFEGRVPKTEYQLTAAGRAALGRYLDHMEALIQAARGR
- a CDS encoding YjbQ family protein, yielding MYQAAQVEESLNAVMRVHHETLQLDTEGGVQFIDITAQIAEVVAESGITHGWVNIQTQHTTTAIIINEHEPLLLEDMQDLLERFAPLDHQYRHNDFNIRTVNMQPDEQPNGHSHCRALFLRASETINVLEGQMNLGRWQRIFFVELDCPRQRHISVMIMGQSGPRFRVVRGRKA